The following proteins are co-located in the Rippkaea orientalis PCC 8801 genome:
- a CDS encoding DUF2993 domain-containing protein, translating into MWIRQPSNIISKILSPAVQVWLRSQLDRVETLQMKIQGSDRQILGGYIPNILLNSKGAVYQGLHLSQAEITGENIRINIGQIIKGKPLQLLEAIQVWGEVQLTETDLQASLTSSLLGDAFRELLIALLDYQEIEEPEKILDNYELTWQEVTLKESTFTLQGLAVENEVSNQLIIEAKLQLISSQSLRVIPIKIQGLPEFNICRLEELELELGSDVVIDALSLADNQLFCRAQLLIRP; encoded by the coding sequence ATGTGGATTCGTCAACCGAGTAATATTATTAGCAAAATTCTCTCTCCTGCCGTGCAAGTGTGGTTGCGTTCTCAACTTGATCGCGTAGAAACCTTACAAATGAAGATCCAAGGAAGCGATCGCCAGATTTTGGGGGGATATATTCCTAATATCCTTCTTAATAGCAAAGGTGCGGTTTATCAAGGGTTACATCTAAGTCAAGCAGAAATTACAGGAGAAAATATCCGCATTAATATCGGACAAATCATCAAAGGAAAACCTCTACAATTACTCGAAGCTATTCAAGTTTGGGGGGAAGTTCAACTAACAGAAACTGATTTACAAGCGTCTTTAACCTCGTCTTTATTAGGGGATGCTTTTCGAGAATTATTAATTGCTTTATTAGACTATCAAGAAATTGAAGAACCTGAGAAAATCTTAGACAACTATGAACTTACTTGGCAAGAAGTAACCTTAAAAGAATCTACTTTTACCTTACAGGGATTAGCGGTTGAAAATGAGGTATCAAACCAGCTTATTATTGAAGCCAAATTACAATTAATTTCTTCCCAAAGTTTGCGAGTTATTCCTATTAAAATCCAGGGACTACCAGAGTTTAATATTTGTCGTTTAGAAGAGTTAGAATTGGAGTTAGGTTCGGATGTGGTTATTGATGCGCTTAGTTTAGCAGATAATCAATTATTTTGTCGAGCACAACTACTCATTCGTCCTTAG
- a CDS encoding DUF2555 domain-containing protein translates to MTVLSVTRQDISSFTESDIADLAKRLEQDDYTNPFEALNDWHLLRAIAFQREELAEPYLYLLDIEAYDEA, encoded by the coding sequence ATGACGGTTTTAAGTGTGACGCGGCAAGATATTTCGTCCTTTACGGAGTCAGACATCGCTGATCTGGCTAAACGCTTGGAACAGGATGATTATACTAACCCCTTTGAGGCGTTGAATGATTGGCATTTACTGCGGGCGATCGCGTTTCAGCGAGAAGAGTTGGCGGAACCCTATCTTTATTTACTCGATATTGAAGCCTACGACGAGGCATAG
- a CDS encoding hemolysin family protein has protein sequence MLLMSAFFSASETAITAFDNFKLRGLIEHQGDPSGIYRLVLENRRRFITSLLVGNNLVNNFSAVLTSNLFAIWLGNAGLGIATAIITVFILIFGEITPKSLAILHNRAFFRLSVRPVFWLSQILTAIAIVPIFETITQKTIQIFQGKSDKNAHSGESLRDLHLMIKILGGKGTLDLYRHQLLNKALMLDQLIAKDVVKPRIDMTTISHESSLQQFIDLSLETGYSRIPVQGESKDQIVGIVNLKQALQKLQSVPKQRLSEIAVIEAMDAPIYIPETKRVTNLLKEMLQQRFHIVIVVDEYGGTVGLVTLEDILEELVGEIYDESDYPSVQESLVQRDP, from the coding sequence ATGCTGCTGATGTCTGCTTTTTTTTCCGCCTCAGAAACCGCTATTACTGCCTTTGATAATTTTAAACTCAGGGGACTCATTGAGCATCAAGGAGATCCTTCAGGAATTTACCGCTTAGTTCTCGAAAATCGACGGCGTTTTATTACAAGTCTTTTAGTCGGGAATAATCTGGTTAATAATTTTTCGGCTGTTCTTACGAGTAATTTATTTGCCATTTGGTTAGGTAATGCAGGATTAGGCATAGCAACGGCTATTATTACGGTTTTTATTTTGATTTTTGGAGAAATAACCCCAAAATCCCTAGCTATTCTCCATAATCGTGCTTTTTTTCGCCTTTCCGTTCGACCTGTTTTCTGGTTGTCTCAAATACTAACGGCGATCGCCATTGTTCCCATTTTTGAAACCATTACCCAAAAGACCATTCAAATTTTTCAAGGAAAATCCGATAAAAATGCCCATTCTGGAGAATCTTTGCGGGATTTACACCTAATGATCAAGATTTTGGGAGGCAAAGGGACATTAGATTTGTACCGACACCAGTTACTGAACAAAGCGTTAATGCTCGATCAGTTAATAGCGAAGGATGTGGTCAAACCCCGTATCGATATGACTACGATTTCCCATGAATCTAGTTTACAGCAATTCATCGATTTATCTCTCGAAACAGGCTATTCTCGCATTCCCGTCCAAGGAGAATCGAAGGATCAGATAGTTGGGATAGTCAATCTTAAACAGGCACTCCAGAAGCTGCAATCTGTTCCAAAACAAAGACTTTCGGAGATAGCCGTCATTGAAGCGATGGATGCACCGATTTATATTCCTGAAACTAAGCGGGTCACAAATTTGCTCAAGGAAATGCTCCAACAACGGTTTCATATTGTCATTGTCGTCGATGAATATGGCGGAACCGTTGGTTTAGTGACCTTAGAAGACATTTTAGAAGAATTAGTCGGCGAAATCTATGATGAAAGCGATTATCCCTCGGTTCAGGAGTCCTTAGTTCAGCGTGATCCCTAA
- a CDS encoding 4-hydroxy-3-methylbut-2-enyl diphosphate reductase, with protein MDTKAFKRSLQQSENYHRKGFGQTEAAMGVMNTEYQSSLIQQIRQNNYQWKQGNVTIHLAQAFGFCWGVERAVAMAYETRQHFPKESIWITNELIHHPSVNQRLEQMEIKFIEVINGQKDFSQIKSGDVVILPAFGASVSEMQLLNDRGCTIVDTTCPWVSKVWNSVEKHKKRHYTSIIHGKYRHEETVATSSFAGTYLVVLNLEQATYVCDYILKGGNKEEFLAKFKNAYSEGFDPDTDLEKVGIANQTTMLKSETEQIGKLFEGTMLKKYGPAVINDHFMSFNTICDATQERQDAMLELVKEKLDLMVVIGGFNSSNTTHLQEIPIYQGITSYHIDNATRIKPNNCIEHKPLGKDLEIKENWLPEGSIVVGITSGASTPDIIVEAVIEKIFSAKELEYQSN; from the coding sequence ATGGATACTAAAGCTTTCAAACGTAGTCTACAACAGTCTGAGAATTACCATCGCAAAGGATTTGGTCAGACAGAAGCAGCGATGGGGGTGATGAATACAGAATATCAAAGTTCTCTTATCCAACAAATTCGTCAAAATAACTATCAATGGAAACAGGGAAATGTTACTATTCATTTAGCACAAGCATTTGGATTTTGTTGGGGAGTTGAACGCGCTGTAGCAATGGCCTATGAAACCCGTCAACATTTTCCCAAAGAAAGCATTTGGATTACTAATGAACTAATTCATCATCCTTCTGTGAATCAACGGCTAGAGCAGATGGAAATCAAATTTATTGAAGTAATTAATGGTCAAAAAGATTTCTCTCAAATTAAATCAGGAGATGTGGTTATTTTACCTGCTTTTGGAGCCAGTGTTAGCGAAATGCAACTCCTCAATGACAGAGGATGTACGATTGTTGATACCACTTGTCCTTGGGTTTCTAAAGTATGGAACTCAGTAGAGAAACACAAAAAACGCCACTATACTTCAATTATTCATGGCAAATATCGTCATGAAGAAACCGTAGCTACCAGTTCTTTTGCAGGGACTTATTTAGTTGTATTAAATTTAGAACAAGCGACTTATGTTTGTGATTATATTCTCAAGGGAGGGAATAAAGAAGAATTTTTAGCCAAGTTTAAAAATGCTTATTCTGAAGGATTTGATCCTGATACCGATCTAGAAAAGGTTGGGATTGCTAATCAAACAACTATGTTGAAAAGTGAAACCGAACAAATTGGAAAACTTTTTGAAGGAACCATGCTCAAAAAATATGGACCTGCTGTTATTAATGACCATTTTATGAGTTTTAATACTATTTGTGATGCCACCCAAGAACGTCAAGATGCTATGCTAGAGTTGGTTAAAGAAAAATTAGACCTAATGGTAGTTATTGGCGGTTTCAACTCCTCGAATACCACTCACCTACAAGAGATCCCAATTTATCAAGGAATAACCTCTTATCATATTGATAATGCTACTCGGATCAAACCGAATAATTGCATTGAACACAAACCCCTAGGGAAAGACTTAGAAATCAAAGAAAATTGGCTTCCAGAAGGGTCTATTGTTGTCGGCATTACATCCGGTGCATCCACTCCTGATATTATTGTAGAAGCCGTTATTGAGAAGATTTTTTCCGCCAAAGAATTAGAGTATCAAAGCAATTAA